CTTATAGCGTATTTAACTTAACTGTAATGCCGTACGATTCAACCTATTTACCAACATATCAAGATAACATATCTATGTACTGGTCTACAACAAGCAATTTAATAACTAGCTTGGGTGGTACAGCAAGTTCAGAAGAAGCAGGTGAATTGGAATGGGAAGGAACTACATATACTACCATTGGAACTAAAGATGAAAATCACAGAACAATGTATGGTGTTATTGTGAAAAATCCAAAGAGCCATGGTGCAAGTGATGAAGTTGTCTTAAGTATACCTAAAGACCAAGTATTTGCTAACATTGCTATAAAAGGTTCTGCATCAACAACAAGTACATCTGGAGATTCTGTAACTATTAACAAAATCCCAGCAACTGTATCAGTACTTGACACAGAAGTAGCAAGCGCAAGTGCACAAAACTTAATTATAGTTGGTGGTCCAGCTGTAAACTCATTAGCAGCATCAGTTGCTAAGGTTGCAGTTAAAGACTTTATACCAAACGAAGCTATGATTAAATTAGTGGACAACGGTGCTAAAGTTGCTCTTTTAGTAGCAGGTTACGAAGCTGTTGACACAAGAAACGCAGCAGACGCATTAGCTACAGGCAAACTAGCTTCTATTAAGAAAGCAGATGCAGTAGTTAAAAGTACAGCACTTAGTCAATATACAGTAGCTTAAGAAAGGCTCTAAAGCCTTTTTTCTTTCTTTTTTCTTTCTTTTGCAACTAATTGGATATAGTTTTTAATTAAAATTTTAAAACAATAATTTTATAAACTTTCAATTTTTAATCTTAGTTATGAAAAATAATTATTTTATAATATTTATAATAATTTTGATATTAACTTTGCCTCTCTGTTTAGCCGGAGATACAATAAGTTTAGACTTTTCAGAGATTGTTAAAACAGGAAATAATTTATATACCCCTGTTAAAGAAGGGGACAGGATTGTTTTTCAATACGATAATAAAGAAAGAACAGTTTTAATAGGAGAGTTTAATACAAATTATAAAACAAATAAAACTTCTATAGACATAAATGTATATTCTTTTGAAAATACTACCACCCCTTTTTATGGTGTAATTATCCCAGGAAGCATAACAAAGTTAGATATTAATAAAGATGGAAAAAAAGATATTCAATTAGAAGTACTTCCAGTTTTAGATAAATCTATAAATCAGAAAGGTTATTTTTTAATCGATGAAGATGGAACTCCCAGCTTCATTTTAAGTGTTTCATTAAGCAATGAATCTTCATTAGACTTAGTAAAAATTATAAACAAAAATAATTTAAATATTAAACCTTTTGAAACTAAAACAAGTTTTTTTAAATCAAAATTACTTATTATGCCAATCATTTTTGTAGCTTTAATTATAACTGGTTATTTTATTTTAAGAAAACCAAAAAAGAATGAAATTGCAAAAGCAAATTAATTTCTAGTAACTTTTGTTTAATTTACTTATTTTAGACTTTTTTTCTAGAAAATTAAAGAACGCCGCGACTCGGATTTGAACCGAGAGGCCCACTGAAGGGCCGGGCTCTCAAGGCCCGTGCAATACCAGGTTATGCGATCGCGGCATATTTAATAAATTTTAAGCGCAATTTATAACTATTATGGTTATTTCTTAATCTCCCTCCAAGGATAAGGCCTATTTAATGTTAAATGTTTACATTTAATCCTTGTATCCGCATACAAATGAATTTTCTTATTATATAAATCTATACAAAAGAATCTATCATCAAATGCGCCCGTATTTTCATGTCTAAATTTTATTTCTTTTAAAATATCTCTATGAATAAGTATACATCCTAAACCACAAGAAACAATTTTCATAACTTTTGGATTATCCCAAAGTTCACTGTCTTCTATAGGTTTCATTGAAGGAAGTGTATTTTTATTTAATTTATCTTCAACTATTTTGTATACTAAAGGAATTAATTTGATCTCTCCATCAATATTATTATGATTAAAATAAACACCTGTAATTATTTTTTTCTCACTTTTAAGCATTTGTTCAATAATATCTTTTGGAGGAATAACATCTTGCTCTAAACTTAAAAAGTAATCATAATCTTCTTTAATTGTCTTTTGTGCAAGTATATTTCTTGAAGCAACAATTCTATCCATCGCACCTTCAAAATAAAGCCCTTTAATTGCGTTTAAACCTAATTCCTTGATTTTTTCAATATAAACTCCATTATCCTTAGAATTATCAACTAAAAGAACATCAAAATTCTTATAAGTTAAATTTTTTATACTTTCTGCATATTCTTTCAAACAATATTCTTTATGAAAAGAAGTAGGACACCCAACTAAAATCCTTGGAATATTTTTTTTATCTTCTTCAGAATTTTTATTTTTAACTAAATTCATTTTTTCTTTTCAGTATAACCTTCAGGCATGATATTTAATAAATCAAATAATAATCTATCAGAAGATCTAATTATACTCATCTCATCTACACCTTCAACTTTTATACAATTATCTTTTTTATATATTTTTTCTTCATTACTAATATCTAACCAAATAACTCCAATAGTTGAGGTTGCATTTTCACAAGTTACAACAGACACACCAATTGAATTGCCCTCTGGCTCAGAAATTACTGCACCAATAGTTAGAATATTGTAAATATTTGCTCCTCTGCCCAAGATTTTAGCTATTTCATGAGCGCCTATAACTGGTACAGAAGTAAAGTTAGGCTGTAAGGTTAAGTAAATGACCTCTTTGCTTAAAATCTCTTCTTTAATGCCTTTTTCTACACTTATATTTTCTACTTCTTTAGGACCGTTTCTAAAACTAACTAAATAAGGCTCATTATTTATAGTTACTAATGTACTATAACCATATTCTGCTTTATTTATCAAAAATCCATTATAAGAATAACTTTTATTATCTGAATTACCTATTTTAAATGCAAAAAAAAGGATTATTGCGCAAATAATTATTCCTATAACTATCCAAAAAATATTAGAAAATTTTTCAGAGCCTTTCTCACCTTTTTCTTCTAAACTCTCTTCAATTCTTTCTTTAAGCGCTTCTTTTTCTATCTGCTCTTTAAAATGGTAATTAAGTTCTTGAACTTTAGTATCATTAAGATTTTCTATTTCAATTGTTTCATTATCTTCAGACATATAAAACCTCAATTAAAATTTTATCAACTAATATCTTACTATCATTTTCAGTATCTGCATAAATATATAAACAACTTCCCTCAAGTTTAAAACTCTTTAAACCTTCCTTAAATAATATTACGAGATAATTACTGTTTTGGCAATTAATTAAAGGAATATCCTTTTCCATAGCCGTAGTTTTATCATCTGATGCAGGAACTACTTTTAAGAAACTATTAAAATAATTATATAATTTACTTGCAGATTGAGCTTGCATAGAATTATTATAATCTAAATTAAAATAAACCTTTTGAGAAGATTTTAAATTGTTTATAAAATTTTTCTGTTCAGAGGTAAAATTAACATTATCAAATAAAGAGGGACTATAATTCAGATAAAAATTAGTGCCTTGAAGTATCCAATTTTCACCACCTACTTCTTGATTTTTCACAAATCTTAACTCTCCATATTTTACAGTTTCACTTCCACCATTTCTATTTAAAGCAAACTCTAAAACACTAAAACTCATTATAAACACTACAAAAAGTGCGATTATTATTCGACTAAACTTCTTATTCATTTAATTATCTAGGATTCTGTTTTTTTATAAAACTTTCTCTACCAAATCTTTATAAAATCAGGCCTTATAGTTAATTTGATGAAGATATTATTTATTTATCCACAACCCCCTTTTAAAGAGGGCAAGGAAAGGTTATTTAACCAAGGTATAGCTTATTTATCAGCAGTTTTAAAGAAAAATAATCATAATGCTAGCTTAATTACTATTTATTCTTCAGAAGATGTATCAGATATTATTGACTCTAAAATAAACGAATTTAAACCTGATTTAATAGGTATTTCTTCGACAACTGACCAAATAGACCTATCTAAAAAGATAATTAGTTATATTCATTCTAAATTTAAAATACCTATCGTGTTAGGCGGAGTGCATCCCACAATTGCACCCTTGGAATGTATTGGTATTAGAGGTACTTTAGGAATATGCATTGGCGAAGGAGAATATGCCTTTCTTGAATTAGTAAATGCACTAGAAAAAAAGCAAGATTATCTAAGAATTCAAAATTTCTGGTTTAAAAAAGGAAAAAGAATAATAAAAAATCCTGTTAGAAACCTAATTCAAAATTTAGATGAGTTACCTTTTCCAGACAGAGAAATTTTTGATTATGAAGACTTATTAGAGAATTCTCACTATGGTATAGAGTTTATGGGCAGTAGAGGTTGTCCATATCAATGTACTTATTGTATAAATCATACTTTACAAAAAATTTACAAAAATAAAGGAAATTTTGTAAGGTATAGAAATGTAGATAATTTTATTAAAGAAATAAAAGAAGTTACTTCAAAATATAAAAACTATAAATTTCTAACTTTTCATGATGATACCTTTACTTTAAATAAATCTTGGTTAAAAGAATTTTGTGAAAAATATTCTAAAGAAATAAATATTCCTTTTAGGTGTAATATTCGTGCAGACCTAGTTGATAAAGAGATAATTGAGCTTCTAAAAAAAGCAAATTGTTCACAAGTTTGGATTGGAGTTGAATCTGGAAATGAAAAATTAAGGAATAAAGTTCTCAAAAAAAGATTAACAAACGAATCAATCATTAAGACCTTTAAATTAGCAAAAGAAGCAGGAATAAAGACTATGGCTTTTAATATGGTTGGTTTACCTTATGAAACTGAACCTCAAATTAAAGAAACTTTAGAATTTAGCAAACAAATAGATACAGATTTAAAAGCTGTAAATGTTTTCAGACCTTATCCTGGAACAGAACTATATAAACTTTGTAAAAAGAAAGGTTGGATAAGTAAAAGAAAAGTTAAGGGATACTATGAAGATTCCATTTTAGATCAACCTTCAATTTCAAAAGAAAAAGTAAACTATTATAAAGAATTATTTTATCCATATGTTTCAAATTCAAAGTATCTAAAAATTATTAAACCTTTAATAAAATTAAGATTTGGAAAATCAAGTTTATATTCAAAATTAAAAAAAGCAAAAAATAAATTAAATAAATAATAGAACAAATATTTAAACCATAAGTTTATAAAATAATCGAGAATATTAAAAAATATGAATTCAATTATTAGGCCTCTTTTAAGAGGTATATTTAAATTTGGAAAGGGCGCATGTTTACTTTTCAAGCCGTTAGAAAATTTAAAAATAGCTCAAAAGATAAGAATAAAACTGTTAAAGCTATTAAGAGTTAAAGAAATAATTATTTTTGGAAATAGATTTATTTTAGATAAAAATGATTCTTTGAAACTTTCGATAGATAAATTTTATGAGCCAAGAGAAACTAAAAAGATTTTAAAGCTAATAAAACCTGGCGACATAGTCATTGATATTGGTGCAAATATTGGTTATTATACCTTAATTTTTGCAAAATTAGTGGGAACTAAAGGAAAGGTTTATGCCTTTGAGCCAGATAGAACTAATTTTGAATTGTTAAGTAAGAATATCATTTTAAATAATTATAAAAACACAATATTAATTAACAAAGCTTTATCAGATAAAGAAGAACCAATTAATTTTTATTTAAATCCTTTAAATACAGCAAATCATAAAATTTACTCTGGAGGAAAGGATATTAAAACTACTGTAATATGTACAACACTTAATAAATTTTTTAAAAATAAACCCAAAAAGATTTCCTTTGTTAAAATAGATGTCGAAGGTGCAGAAGGCAAGGTTATAGCTGGAATGAATAGATTAATCGAGGATGGAAAAATAGAAAAAATGATGCTAGAGTTCATACCTTCTTTCATATCTAAAATAGGTACAGATCCAAGAGAAATGATGAATTATTTAAACAAATATTTTAATATTACTTGCCTAAATAAACTAAATAAAAAAAATAAAATTGACAACAGAAATTTATTGTTAATTAAAAAATAAATTTGAATATAAAAATAATTAAATAAAATGCAAATTACAAAAAGATATTGGATACATGTAGGTAACAGATGTAATTTGAAATGTAAATTTTGTTACTATCAAGACTCCTTACATCAAGAAAATAATAAAACTACTACAGAAATAAAAAAAGAACTTAGGTTTATTAAATATTTTTGGAGAAAAAATAGGGTGGACTTCACAGGTGGAGAGCCAACTATAAGATCAGATCTCCCAGATTTAATTAAATATGCTAGAAAAATAGGTTTTAAACAAGTGGGAATTATTACTAATGGGCTACTACTCTCAAACGAAAATTATTTTAAAAAGTTAATTGAAGCAGGCTTAGACGACGTTTTATTTTCAATAGAATCTCCTTCTGCAGAGAAGCATGATGCTCTAACTTGTGTAAAAGGGAGTTTTAGCAAATTGATTAACGGA
The Candidatus Woesearchaeota archaeon genome window above contains:
- a CDS encoding B12-binding domain-containing radical SAM protein gives rise to the protein MKILFIYPQPPFKEGKERLFNQGIAYLSAVLKKNNHNASLITIYSSEDVSDIIDSKINEFKPDLIGISSTTDQIDLSKKIISYIHSKFKIPIVLGGVHPTIAPLECIGIRGTLGICIGEGEYAFLELVNALEKKQDYLRIQNFWFKKGKRIIKNPVRNLIQNLDELPFPDREIFDYEDLLENSHYGIEFMGSRGCPYQCTYCINHTLQKIYKNKGNFVRYRNVDNFIKEIKEVTSKYKNYKFLTFHDDTFTLNKSWLKEFCEKYSKEINIPFRCNIRADLVDKEIIELLKKANCSQVWIGVESGNEKLRNKVLKKRLTNESIIKTFKLAKEAGIKTMAFNMVGLPYETEPQIKETLEFSKQIDTDLKAVNVFRPYPGTELYKLCKKKGWISKRKVKGYYEDSILDQPSISKEKVNYYKELFYPYVSNSKYLKIIKPLIKLRFGKSSLYSKLKKAKNKLNK
- a CDS encoding FkbM family methyltransferase, whose protein sequence is MNSIIRPLLRGIFKFGKGACLLFKPLENLKIAQKIRIKLLKLLRVKEIIIFGNRFILDKNDSLKLSIDKFYEPRETKKILKLIKPGDIVIDIGANIGYYTLIFAKLVGTKGKVYAFEPDRTNFELLSKNIILNNYKNTILINKALSDKEEPINFYLNPLNTANHKIYSGGKDIKTTVICTTLNKFFKNKPKKISFVKIDVEGAEGKVIAGMNRLIEDGKIEKMMLEFIPSFISKIGTDPREMMNYLNKYFNITCLNKLNKKNKIDNRNLLLIKK